The sequence TAAAGTCAAGCATAAGATCGAATCAATCGGAGTAAATCATTATTAATAGCACATATAAACGGTGGTGTGTCAAGTTAAATAAAAATTAGAAATCGTCCCAAAAAGGGCGTGGGAAATCTCAGAGTACAGTTTGTTGAAACGGTTTCTGGATTGTTTACCTTCAGAGATCCATTGTCAAATCCTGCTACTACTAGCGAGCCATCGGGTGAAAGGGCACAACATCGGGTAGACGAGGAAGAATTATTTTTAAAGAGCAGGGAGCCATCTTCAACATCCCACACCTGTGTATATCCATTGACAACTCAAAGTAATTAATTGTTGAGTACGTACATGACGTATGTATGCACTATGCACTGGGTGCCTGTGTACGCGTACAGAGCATGCACCCCTTTCATAATTTTGGTTCGGTCAAAACTGGCAAGATACAGCGTACATCTAATAAGGCTTACATGCCTGGGAGTAGCACTGAACACattacatacaatgtacgCTCACCATGACTAGTCCTTCAGTATTTGAGATGGCTATTCTTGTATTATCAACAGAAAGGCTTATACACGAAATGAAACCATCTTTAGTTGATGTAGCAAATGTTTTCAGTGTGATTCCAGTATCAGCATCCCATACCTGTACGCATGCATAATAATCATACACAAGCAAGCAAGTGTTTTTActaggagtgcatgaatatgtatacatgtatgtatttttAAATCAGTGCCAATTCGACGTGCCATCAATTCATaccacttacatgtagtacatgtacttaccagAACCTCATTGTCGGCTGCCGAGGCCACTCGGACATTGTCACTGAAAAACACACAGGGACGAACTCCCAGACCACGCCCACTGCTACTGCTTATCTCATGACCATCCTTGACATTCCATGCCTGTGGGAAAGTGTATGtgatatgcatgtacaatgtaatatGCATGTCATTGTGTGAGAGCAAATGATACCCGCTATAATAGAGTCTTGCACGATTGCAATGCTTTCTGGGTGAAACAGGcttatatactatatactcTCAGGAGTGTAAGTAGCTCGGCACACCCACTCTATTGTATGCATTGCACACATTACTGCTCCTGATACAGTACCTATCCTATATCGCAAACATGTAACTTCACTGGTTTTGGAGTGTGCTATCAGCAACTTTGATTGTTGTACCTTGTGGCCAGCACTGGAGCAAGAGATGAGCTTTTCATCACTAGGAGAGAAGTAAATCTTGAAAGGAGGTTTTTCGTGGGCTTGTTTCCTCCTCCACACCTCACTGACACTCCACTCGCAACCAGAGCCTGCATCTGCATCTGCCTTGCTCAGTGACAGCAGCTGAGGGAAGATTTTTTGACTGCATTTCCCTTGTTGGACGACATACAATGTTTTAGGCTCTAGCAATtttcaagtataattatgaagcacATCTTATCTATAGCCTCCTACACACCCCTCTTTATAGAAAAAGAAATACATGTAGGAAGTATAGAAATCGGTTAAGACAGGAAATGGGTGTGGGGAAAAATACTAATCTCTTACGCTCATTACTATACTATGGTTTGCTTCATATACGTATAAGAATTTGAACTGCTAAATCAGTTTAACCCATGGAAAAAACTAAAATTTTGATCCGAGTACCATAGCTAAGGATTACAGATTGTGATATCTTTACAGTATTGCATGtcttatacatgcatgtagaacTTCAAGTTCTGGTGAGAATTGTGAGACTGACAGACCTATTAAAGAACTATACAGGATGCACAGTCACGTGCATGTAGCACAAACTTTCTTAAGGCAAAGAGTGTCCTGTAGGGAGGCCAACATAAAAATGCATGCATCTCTGAATGACTTCATATAGAGTGACTCACTGTGACAAAAACCATTCGTACATTTACATTTAATATATACTTGGGctgttacatgcagtataaggggaacatatattattatatatacctgaaTAGTGCCACTCTTATAACCCACGGCTATTAGTAAGCCTTTATTAGAGATGACCCAGCATCGAGGGTTATCTTCAGGTACAAGTGGCAGACTAGAGACAACTATCTCAGCTTTCGTACCATATAACACCTGCAGAACACATGCATAgaactcacacacacatgcaaatgGATCTACTCCTGATGGAACACAtcagcaataaaattattatgcatgtctctgcatgtacatgcacatgtagcctcgttcccaggccgattttttctAAGAACAGAAGGGAGAAAaataggcctggtattgatttaTCTAGGCATAGTTGGGaaccggaaacaaaagcagatTTTTCAGAACAACACTATTGTCGACAAGGGCAGCGTTGGTCCTGTAGTCCATCACAAAGGGCAGCAATTGATAGCAAAGAGACTTACCATACCCAGTTATAAACTAGacaaataccgtatatatgcttgatcaaaggccgcggctactaaatgtttcattttgctggcagaggaggctacaatttgaGAGAGGCCATTGTTTAATACCTTCTATCAAAAGGCCTGGGAATAAGGCTAGTACttatgtagcctcgattcaaggccgattaaaatacggcctggtacctattgcaggggtgatagtgcgcatgcgcttcaaattacccagaatatgggtaatcgtactacgaacgtaaaacatCAGTAAATTATACCGGAAATTAGTCCctttactaagaatatgtttcgtaatactttatctcgagttctgtgaagctgtggcttatgctgtcttagaaggcttgaacactagttttaagacagaagaggctctcatctacgtctaggatggtcctatagccagATTGTCTTagcaagtagcagtttgaggcaccatacacttcccatagcctgtacagatccaaggtaagacatcctgaccatacaaccacCATAGAGgtgtagatgagagcctcttctggcgtcagactagtgtgaaagccttctggaacaatacaatagagagctaagctgatgtacaaagatagaaaatagatgagagaaagaaaaaaggggattccccagattctggtgaaactaacgcatgcgcactaacaccatgcaataggtaccaggccgtattttaatcagcctggaatcgaggctagtacttATGTAGCCTtaattcctgcatgcatgcatgtgtttccCTTACAACTATACAATTACATCAGTTTCTGTAATTTGGATTGTAATAAAACAGGGTAAGCATCTATTAAACATTTCTGGTACTTAGggatttacatgtatatatggggTGACTGCAAAAGTGGATTACACACAGAAAGTTTAATTTCTAAGGCCAATAACGGAAACACTTGTGTAGTACGTACTTGCATTTTCTTCTCTTTAGTGACGTAGCAAACAATCAATGGTTCAAATGTTGATGCTGAGATCTCGATGAAACTGGCAGAGAATCTTCGATGGTAGATGGTGTTAGAATGAGAATCTGTTTCTTCCTTACTTCCACTCTCATCGGTTTCGTCCAAGCACATGATCTACTCAGACAAGAAATATTGGTTATGTGACtgaccctataattatagctggctATAAACCCTTATTCATTGTATTgacaataaattatacttAGGCTATTGCTACTGCCAATGTATAGCAACCCAAGCATGCCTACGGCCGTACAACACAACTGCAGAGCATAAATCTCCACAAAATATCTCTAGACTAAGAGTATCTGTACGAGTACCATCACCTTAATCACTCCGTTATCAGCAGCAGACAGAATGGACTTCATAGTTGGTGAGTAAAGGACACAGTTGACGTAGTCAGAGTGTGCTGGGTAAACACGAAGCAGCCTACCTTCCGGGAGTGACCACATCTTTACGGAACCCTCGAAATCTCCCGTCAAAAGTTGAGAGTCGCCCAGTAGGAAATTGCATGAAAATACAGCCGTATCATTACGTATGATGGTATCACAATTACAATCTTCCACAGTCCATACCTAAAAATCATAAATGAAACTTGAGTTGATGGTTGACAggttaccatgcatgcatgcagcaaggTCTATGCTTTCTCTTCTTTTAGaactataattaataatgCTTAGCCTTAGCCATACAATTTATAGCTAACGTACTCGAGCAGTGTGGTCCAGAGAAGCAGTAGCTAAGAGTTTTCCGTCTTGGGAGAATACACAGCTTCTGATATGTGAGGTGTGGCCGGTAAAGGTTGACTGTAGCTCACCCGCCAGGTTCCATATCTGTATGCATCAGGAAAACAGAATAGCTTAAACAACTACTTTCAAATTGCATGAACTTAATACGTATACAGCCACTCATTATTGACACGCTCACAAAGTACAAAAACAGATCATTGTGTTGAAGCGTGCTCACTTCCATGCAGGCTAcattttctttaaaaatcaaCATGGTTATGAGGCTAAATTGTACTTTTGCTGAAAGAACACAACACAGTGCAAACTGTTTTGTAGCATTGTGAGCCATAATAATACACAATACAGCCTATCTCAAAAGTCTCACTCTGACTATCCCGTTCATAGAGCCGGTAGCGATTGTCTCTCCACTTGGAGAGAAGGCACATGCCATAACTGCCTCTCCTACTGCCTGACTGTCACTGCGGGACAAACTATGGATGGGGAGATAAGTTGGAGACTCGGTAGGAGTGTTCGCTGGTGACAAAGCTCCAGTATGCCATCCACAACGAATCCGACCAGTCTGGGCATACCATAACTGCATACAGGGTTTTGTGCGATTTTGTAATATCACAAAGATTCAGCTTTAAAAATCAGCTTTGGAATGCATTTATTTGTATTGTGGAATTTTACAGTTTTAGCAATTCAGTTCATAATCCCATACTGTGACTCACCATGACAACACAGTCAACGTCAGCTGATACGACAAGAGTTTCAGTTTCATCAGGGGAAAAAGCACAGCACGTGACTCCATACTCGTGACCTTTGAAATCTTGTACTACAGTCTTCTTGCGCACATCCCAAACCTTAACATGTGCATAACTAAATTAAATATATAAAGTGTACACAAGAGCATTTGACTATTATAGTACATTTATACTAACGCAATACTCCTATGCACAAAGATACTAAGGCACcttttgtatatatatactaagCATATTATACCATCATGCATGCCAGCCTCACCTTAACAGTGTTGTCCTCTGATGAGGATACAGCCAATTTGCCAGAACGCAAGAGATCACAGCAGGTCACCTGATCTGTGTGACCTCTGAAGTCTGCTAACACTATACCATTAGTAGAGTGCCACAACTGTGAAGGTAGACATTACTATAGTCATTTATGATACGTACCGGTACATGTTAGATCAAGAAAGTGAGAAAAAGATGGATTGATTATTATTGGCTACCTTGACTTCATTCCCTCCACAAGAGAGAATGTTTTTTTGGTCCTGAGAGTAGCAGCACTCGCTCACCCCCTCCTTGTGGATTTTGAGCTTGAGTGTGTTGTTTTCGTTGGTGCctgaccactcagtactgcaGGGGATGAGAGTTGAATACATGAtagttcatgcatgcatgtgcatgggaGACTAATCAACCACATTGAATCCCTCCTGTGTAGTCAGTCCAGTTGCCTTCTTGACTCATTGCCCCACACCACTGACATCACCATTATTGtcgacattaattttacttaTAAAACTTTGATTGCTgggaaatataattattttaaccCTACATAAtgtcatgtacacatacatggaTGCGTATGGTGTATACACATAAGTATGCAGGACATTGATTCTGTTCATACACAACGTGCGTACAACACATTCTAAGACCATACCACGAAACTAGCTGAGTGTTTGCCCCTGTAAAGATGCCATTTTACTTACTTCTGTTGAAAGAATGAATTTTTCCTTGGTTTTTCAAGGCCCAAGGCTTGCTTGCGAATGATATTATTGTGTGGGAGGAGGATAGCTTGCTGAATGACATCGTGTGAAGAGGGACGATGGGCCAGCATGAACATGTACTCAGACAGGAACCGTTCAAACTGGCAATAACTTGTCATGAactatgtgagtgtgtgtatacgtatatacaaaAGTTAGCCCAGTTTGTGTGTTAGCGCTAGCAATTTATCATCAATGCTGCATTTTACTTTTGTTGGAATCTTGCTCCTGTATCTATCGTAGGCGGAGAGATAGGTGTTAGCACCTCCATGCTGGGCCACAGCAAGGAGCCACTTGAGCTGTGTCATGAGGTTGCCAAGCAACTCATTGCTTTCAGCTGCAGCGACATGGGATAGGAGGTTCTGGAATATGTAGTTATCGTCCTCTAGTTCAGCAAATTCTCCATGACACTTCTTATGGTATCGCTCGACTACCCTTGCATGGATCTTCAtctattacaatgtatatagttTGAGGGTGGTGTTGGTGAGAGGATGACAGGAAATAGATGTGGTATGCTTGACAGATTGAATTGTAGATGCGATTACCAATCGACTCACAGTATGCGCATGATAATGACAGACCAAGGATCCCCTAAACAAGTTATCCATACATGCAGGCATTGTAGGTACTATAATTTGGATTGGCCTGTTAAACAATTAACTTGTACAGAAACCGGTCTTCATGCAAATTATTTGTCGCACATCATATACCCATTGTATTGATCGCCTTATAGTAAGTATATTATATAGTGTACCCACTTGTTGCTCTTCAGTTATCAAGTGCTTGAGATAATCAAGGAAAAGGTCGTGGATCTGATAAAGCAGAGCATCTTGGTTCTCCTCTCCCGGGTTGGCCAGCTGTGCCATAGAGTACTCAACCAgctctgggggggggggggggagggggcatgAACTACAAAATAAACACTTGCTAGTATGTATACAGTCAAGCAGAATGACAATTTCTgagccactataattattaatggtcGCTTAACAGATTTGAATTTTAAATTACGagttgtacgtacatgtaaatacATGCACAGCAATCTGAAATATACAGAGCTAGACTTCACATTGTCTATATCAAGCAGCTAGCTTATTTCGTACTTTCCATGATGTCCTCTGTCTCGAAGATGTCCTCATTATCCCACATAGTGCTCAGGGCCTGTCCTGTGATCACAGTGCCATAGTCCAGCACCACAAACATCTCAAAGTATGACTTCAAATCAGGAGGCAAGTAATTGACACTGTACGTGTATACAAGTGTTTCATGGAATACTACACTGTATAAGTGGGGGTAATGAAACTGCCAATGATAACAACACGCAAGAGTAGATAaaagtaagagtgttgaactccTGTAGTAAACGTGAAACAGCTTAAATTGCGACAATACACAATTTCCATAatttatgtcataattataatgatacctGAGCTCTATGGAACCGTTGAGAGTACATTTTTTATTCTCTTTAGTGCTAGCACGAAGTACAAGGGCCTTCGTCGCCAGTTGTGCAGCAATTTCTTTCCATCGAGTTTCAGTATTTTTACGCTTCAAAATGGGGCAGATAAGTCCTATGGCCATGGGAGACCCACGGCAGTACTTAACGATTTCGCCGACGTAGGTGGAGAGGGAAGAGGGGTCGGCATTCAGCCAGCTGCCCATTAAGACACGAGATTCCGTATCAGTAAGATCTAGGTTATAAATAAACATTTATTATCCATGCAATTTCAACACATTCTGAGCAACTTTGGCAACAGAAATTGCATATGACTGCGTTGTTGTGAATGCAGGTGCATGTAGTGATCATGACAgcttaatcataattataggtactgTTAGATATTATAGAAAGACTCCTAGCTTATACCACATTGACGCCACAACACTTCATTGGTCATTCATTTCTATGTTCATATAGTGATACATACTACTGATTTTAACATCATTCGTACAACACTCCGGTTGTGAGACGTAAAACTAGCCGAGGGTTTGGCACTAGTTTTTATGCATGGTCATGtagcatacatgtaaataagaTATACcacaactataataattatactgtatttacttgattaaacgcccgggcgtttatttcatatCAAAGTCTGTAAAGGGGGCATTTAAACGAGATGGCCACTTATTCGAAATGGGTGTTTATTGGTCATGTCTACtccaaactcttgcacagcagcagttattatgcgctttttggctgctgccacagctctcagcttaaggttacggtatactaattgctcatgaa comes from Halichondria panicea chromosome 3, odHalPani1.1, whole genome shotgun sequence and encodes:
- the LOC135332956 gene encoding apoptotic protease-activating factor 1-like isoform X3, with the translated sequence MANGDTWLVVHGMGGTGKTVLTAEAVRDADLLRTVFPGGVNWFEVGHMADHHLDKAKLLDNLVTLILRLDENVHDVHIPRHTVEAAADYLQNVMSKSQKSLLILEDVWSPEVAKAFSACRNVIITSRNAAIASEVQTRIVHNISVSEDLTDTESRVLMGSWLNADPSSLSTYVGEIVKYCRGSPMAIGLICPILKRKNTETRWKEIAAQLATKALVLRASTKENKKCTLNGSIELSVNYLPPDLKSYFEMFVVLDYGTVITGQALSTMWDNEDIFETEDIMEKLVEYSMAQLANPGEENQDALLYQIHDLFLDYLKHLITEEQQMKIHARVVERYHKKCHGEFAELEDDNYIFQNLLSHVAAAESNELLGNLMTQLKWLLAVAQHGGANTYLSAYDRYRSKIPTKFMTSYCQFERFLSEYMFMLAHRPSSHDVIQQAILLPHNNIIRKQALGLEKPRKNSFFQQNTEWSGTNENNTLKLKIHKEGVSECCYSQDQKNILSCGGNEVKLWHSTNGIVLADFRGHTDQVTCCDLLRSGKLAVSSSEDNTVKVWDVRKKTVVQDFKGHEYGVTCCAFSPDETETLVVSADVDCVVMLWYAQTGRIRCGWHTGALSPANTPTESPTYLPIHSLSRSDSQAVGEAVMACAFSPSGETIATGSMNGIVRIWNLAGELQSTFTGHTSHIRSCVFSQDGKLLATASLDHTARVWTVEDCNCDTIIRNDTAVFSCNFLLGDSQLLTGDFEGSVKMWSLPEGRLLRVYPAHSDYVNCVLYSPTMKSILSAADNGVIKIMCLDETDESGSKEETDSHSNTIYHRRFSASFIEISASTFEPLIVCYVTKEKKMQVLYGTKAEIVVSSLPLVPEDNPRCWVISNKGLLIAVGYKSGTIQLLSLSKADADAGSGCEWSVSEVWRRKQAHEKPPFKIYFSPSDEKLISCSSAGHKAWNVKDGHEISSSSGRGLGVRPCVFFSDNVRVASAADNEVLVWDADTGITLKTFATSTKDGFISCISLSVDNTRIAISNTEGLVMVWDVEDGSLLFKNNSSSSTRCCALSPDGSLVVAGFDNGSLKIWNVEGKLVKAYYTQSHHWMIDLAFSPDGTTIVALCESITWLDLDGSLKSRVILNGGFGKFVRYSPNFKTFVTIDNMGQLYVLTTI
- the LOC135332956 gene encoding apoptotic protease-activating factor 1-like isoform X1, whose translation is MFSYGEGVLKGGHHATLRAHREAIVSSLSGGCLVEILPKLVANGVINTQDMQKHDAEGKDTVENQAKHLLYLLEERDSSDFTRFVRVLLSSSEKCKEIGQLLSKESGVMDDEKYVKKVTEKGRVPLQPKVYLERKGLIEKIRNELRKMANGDTWLVVHGMGGTGKTVLTAEAVRDADLLRTVFPGGVNWFEVGHMADHHLDKAKLLDNLVTLILRLDENVHDVHIPRHTVEAAADYLQNVMSKSQKSLLILEDVWSPEVAKAFSACRNVIITSRNAAIASEVQTRIVHNISVSEDLTDTESRVLMGSWLNADPSSLSTYVGEIVKYCRGSPMAIGLICPILKRKNTETRWKEIAAQLATKALVLRASTKENKKCTLNGSIELSVNYLPPDLKSYFEMFVVLDYGTVITGQALSTMWDNEDIFETEDIMEKLVEYSMAQLANPGEENQDALLYQIHDLFLDYLKHLITEEQQMKIHARVVERYHKKCHGEFAELEDDNYIFQNLLSHVAAAESNELLGNLMTQLKWLLAVAQHGGANTYLSAYDRYRSKIPTKFMTSYCQFERFLSEYMFMLAHRPSSHDVIQQAILLPHNNIIRKQALGLEKPRKNSFFQQNTEWSGTNENNTLKLKIHKEGVSECCYSQDQKNILSCGGNEVKLWHSTNGIVLADFRGHTDQVTCCDLLRSGKLAVSSSEDNTVKVWDVRKKTVVQDFKGHEYGVTCCAFSPDETETLVVSADVDCVVMLWYAQTGRIRCGWHTGALSPANTPTESPTYLPIHSLSRSDSQAVGEAVMACAFSPSGETIATGSMNGIVRIWNLAGELQSTFTGHTSHIRSCVFSQDGKLLATASLDHTARVWTVEDCNCDTIIRNDTAVFSCNFLLGDSQLLTGDFEGSVKMWSLPEGRLLRVYPAHSDYVNCVLYSPTMKSILSAADNGVIKIMCLDETDESGSKEETDSHSNTIYHRRFSASFIEISASTFEPLIVCYVTKEKKMQVLYGTKAEIVVSSLPLVPEDNPRCWVISNKGLLIAVGYKSGTIQLLSLSKADADAGSGCEWSVSEVWRRKQAHEKPPFKIYFSPSDEKLISCSSAGHKAWNVKDGHEISSSSGRGLGVRPCVFFSDNVRVASAADNEVLVWDADTGITLKTFATSTKDGFISCISLSVDNTRIAISNTEGLVMVWDVEDGSLLFKNNSSSSTRCCALSPDGSLVVAGFDNGSLKIWNVEGKLVKAYYTQSHHWMIDLAFSPDGTTIVALCESITWLDLDGSLKSRVILNGGFGKFVRYSPNFKTFVTIDNMGQLYVLTTI
- the LOC135332956 gene encoding apoptotic protease-activating factor 1-like isoform X2; its protein translation is MFSYGEGVLKGGHHATLRAHREAIVSSLSGGCLVEILPKLVANGVINTQDMQKHDAEGKDTVENQAKHLLYLLEERDSSDFTRFVRVLLSSSEKCKEIGQLLSKESGVMDDEKYVKKVTEKGRVPLQPKVYLERKGLIEKIRNELRKMANGDTWLVVHGMGGTGKTVLTAEAVRDADLLRTVFPGGVNWFEVGHMADHHLDKAKLLDNLVTLILRLDENVHDVHIPRHTVEAAADYLQNVMSKSQKSLLILEDVWSPEVAKAFSACRNVIITSRNAAIASEVQTRIVHNISVSEDLTDTESRVLMGSWLNADPSSLSTYVGEIVKYCRGSPMAIGLICPILKRKNTETRWKEIAAQLATKALVLRASTKENKKCTLNGSIELSVNYLPPDLKSYFEMFVVLDYGTVITGQALSTMWDNEDIFETEDIMEKLVEYSMAQLANPGEENQDALLYQIHDLFLDYLKHLITEEQQMKIHARVVERYHKKCHGEFAELEDDNYIFQNLLSHVAAAESNELLGNLMTQLKWLLAVAQHGGANTYLSAYDRYRSKIPTKFMTSYCQFERFLSEYMFMLAHRPSSHDVIQQAILLPHNNIIRKQALGLEKPRKNSFFQQNTEWSGTNENNTLKLKIHKEGVSECCYSQDQKNILSCGGNEVKLWHSTNGIVLADFRGHTDQVTCCDLLRSGKLAVSSSEDNTVKVWDVRKKTVVQDFKGHEYGVTCCAFSPDETETLVVSADVDCVVMLWYAQTGRIRCGWHTGALSPANTPTESPTYLPIHSLSRSDSQAVGEAVMACAFSPSGETIATGSMNGIVRIWNLAGELQSTFTGHTSHIRSCVFSQDGKLLATASLDHTARVWTVEDCNCDTIIRNDTAVFSCNFLLGDSQLLTGDFEGSVKMWSLPEGRLLRVYPAHSDYVNCVLYSPTMKSILSAADNGVIKIMCLDETDESGSKEETDSHSNTIYHRRFSASFIEISASTFEPLIVCYVTKEKKMQVLYGTKAEIVVSSLPLVPEDNPRCWVISNKGLLIAVGYKSGTIQLLSLSKADADAGSGCEWSVSEVWRRKQAHEKPPFKIYFSPSDEKLISCSSAGHKAWNVKDGHEISSSSGRGLGVRPCVFFSDNVRVASAADNEVLVWDADTGITLKTFATSTKDGFISCISLSVDNTRIAISNTEGLVMAPSA